In Candidatus Anaeroferrophillus wilburensis, one DNA window encodes the following:
- a CDS encoding cold shock domain-containing protein, whose protein sequence is MAEGKVKWFNQKKGYGFIETDGGEDVFVHFSGIDGDGFRTLQENEPVSFDIEETPKGRNAVRVKRLS, encoded by the coding sequence ATGGCCGAGGGAAAAGTGAAATGGTTTAATCAGAAAAAGGGGTATGGTTTTATCGAAACTGACGGCGGCGAGGATGTTTTCGTCCATTTTTCCGGTATTGATGGAGATGGATTCCGGACCTTGCAGGAAAATGAGCCGGTATCGTTTGATATTGAAGAAACGCCCAAAGGACGCAATGCCGTCAGAGTCAAGCGCCTCTCATAA
- a CDS encoding AI-2E family transporter has product MPEHQGQKPYVFSIIFLFSMLLLLWTIYPFLYTIIFSLMLVGVSYPGYLWLMKVTSGRMHISSLMICLGIFLGIFLPLVFLITTLSVEVADFYAYLRQSLTVESISSLMDHNSVWVERLKSVLDRLDISYNLSDVEEHVVQLGKTLGLVMYEQTRNLAGKVMHVTLHFVIMIVIIYYLLIDGLRLKEYVLTLLPLPRDQENLLLSKFNDMAIAIVIGNGVAAILQGILGGFGLTMFEMRSPVLWGTVMGIFAFIPFIGISVVFIPITIYLLISGQVTKGLLFFSYFAVLSGVVEYLFKPKLVGNRVKMHVLLVFVSIFGGIATFGILGILFGPLVAIAFLTLAEMYLAAMGKDVQ; this is encoded by the coding sequence ATGCCGGAGCATCAGGGTCAGAAGCCGTATGTTTTTTCGATTATTTTCCTGTTCAGTATGTTGCTGCTCTTGTGGACCATCTATCCCTTTCTCTACACCATTATCTTTTCCTTAATGCTGGTGGGTGTCTCCTATCCGGGATATCTCTGGCTGATGAAGGTAACCTCCGGACGGATGCACATTTCTTCGCTGATGATCTGTCTGGGGATTTTCCTCGGCATCTTTCTGCCGCTGGTTTTTCTCATTACCACCCTGTCGGTGGAAGTGGCCGACTTCTATGCTTATCTGCGCCAGTCGCTGACCGTTGAGTCGATCAGCAGCCTGATGGATCATAACAGCGTCTGGGTGGAACGGCTGAAATCGGTGCTGGACCGGCTTGATATCTCGTATAATCTTTCTGATGTCGAGGAGCATGTGGTCCAGCTTGGGAAAACCCTTGGTCTGGTTATGTATGAACAGACGAGAAATCTGGCCGGGAAGGTGATGCATGTTACCCTGCATTTTGTGATTATGATTGTTATTATCTATTACCTGCTGATTGATGGGCTCAGGTTGAAAGAGTATGTTCTGACCCTGCTGCCACTGCCCAGAGACCAGGAGAATCTTCTGCTTTCCAAATTCAATGACATGGCTATTGCTATTGTTATCGGCAACGGGGTGGCGGCCATCCTTCAGGGAATCCTGGGGGGCTTTGGTCTGACCATGTTTGAGATGCGGTCACCGGTACTCTGGGGGACGGTGATGGGTATCTTTGCCTTCATCCCTTTTATCGGCATCTCGGTTGTCTTTATTCCCATCACCATCTATCTGCTGATTTCTGGCCAGGTAACCAAAGGGCTGTTGTTTTTTTCCTATTTTGCGGTGCTTTCCGGAGTGGTGGAGTATCTTTTTAAGCCGAAACTGGTGGGCAACCGGGTTAAAATGCATGTTCTGCTGGTTTTCGTTTCCATTTTTGGCGGCATTGCCACCTTCGGCATTCTCGGTATCCTGTTCGGCCCCCTGGTGGCCATTGCCTTCCTGACCCTGGCCGAGATGTATCTTGCCGCCATGGGCAAAGACGTGCAGTGA